Proteins from a single region of Streptomyces spectabilis:
- a CDS encoding DUF3000 domain-containing protein, translating to MAAAQGQRSDGAGEMDGAQGTVADTAPPPFRAAVDALRETRLRPQVEIDPTRPPQRLAPFAYALEAAVVDEDEDLADGRLVLLHDPAGHEAWKGTFRLVTLVRAELEPEMAADPLLPEVCWSWLTGALQARGLSCGEPSGTVTRAGSHYFGGLAERPPASQIEIRASWTPREGAGGVPDAGAHLAAWCDLLCQVAGLPPAGPVDGSVVTLPQRRGPRLS from the coding sequence ATGGCTGCGGCTCAGGGACAACGGTCGGACGGCGCTGGCGAGATGGACGGAGCGCAGGGGACGGTGGCGGACACGGCGCCGCCGCCGTTTCGCGCGGCGGTCGACGCGCTGCGGGAGACACGGCTGCGGCCGCAGGTCGAGATCGACCCGACGCGGCCGCCGCAGCGGCTCGCGCCGTTCGCGTACGCCTTGGAGGCGGCGGTCGTCGACGAGGACGAGGACCTGGCGGACGGGCGTCTGGTGCTGCTGCACGACCCGGCGGGGCACGAGGCCTGGAAGGGCACGTTCCGTCTGGTGACCCTGGTGCGCGCGGAGCTGGAGCCGGAGATGGCGGCGGATCCGCTGCTTCCCGAGGTGTGCTGGTCGTGGCTGACCGGGGCGCTCCAGGCGCGGGGGCTCTCCTGCGGGGAGCCGAGCGGGACGGTCACGCGGGCGGGCTCGCACTACTTCGGCGGGCTCGCGGAGCGGCCGCCCGCCTCGCAGATCGAGATCCGCGCCTCGTGGACGCCGCGGGAGGGCGCGGGGGGCGTACCGGACGCGGGGGCGCATCTCGCGGCGTGGTGCGATCTGCTGTGCCAGGTCGCGGGCCTGCCGCCCGCGGGGCCCGTGGACGGCTCGGTGGTCACGCTGCCGCAGCGCCGGGGTCCGCGCCTCAGCTGA
- a CDS encoding response regulator transcription factor, whose product MSVLLEQPASLVAYRPNKPTAMVVVADPRVRSTVTRHLWALGVRDVIEASSIAEARPRIGNPRDICVADVHLPDGSGLTLLSETRAAGWPNGLALSAADDIGAVRNALAGGVKGYVVTGTRTNVGLPTRPGAAPIGSAAARMHRRPPGAPSHPGGYRELSGREVEVLRLVAEGQSNKAIGVSMGLSALTVKSHLARIARKLGTGDRAGMVAVALRTGIIH is encoded by the coding sequence GTGTCCGTTCTCCTCGAGCAGCCCGCAAGCCTGGTCGCCTACCGCCCGAACAAGCCGACCGCCATGGTCGTCGTGGCCGACCCCCGAGTCCGCTCCACCGTGACCCGCCATCTGTGGGCCCTCGGAGTACGGGACGTCATCGAGGCCTCGTCCATCGCGGAGGCTCGTCCCCGCATCGGCAACCCCCGCGACATCTGCGTCGCGGACGTCCACCTTCCCGACGGCTCCGGCCTGACCCTCCTGTCCGAGACCCGCGCCGCGGGCTGGCCCAACGGCCTCGCCCTGTCCGCCGCCGATGACATCGGCGCCGTACGCAACGCCCTCGCGGGCGGCGTGAAGGGGTACGTCGTCACCGGCACCCGCACCAACGTCGGGCTCCCCACCCGTCCCGGTGCCGCCCCCATCGGCTCCGCCGCCGCCCGCATGCACCGCCGCCCCCCGGGCGCCCCGAGCCACCCCGGTGGCTACCGCGAGCTGTCGGGCCGTGAGGTCGAGGTCCTGCGGCTCGTCGCCGAGGGCCAGTCCAACAAGGCGATCGGCGTCTCGATGGGCCTGTCCGCACTGACCGTGAAGAGCCACCTCGCCAGGATCGCCCGCAAGCTCGGCACCGGAGACCGAGCCGGAATGGTAGCGGTGGCCCTCCGCACCGGAATCATCCACTGA
- a CDS encoding nucleotidyltransferase family protein, with product MHAVILAGGKGVRLRPYTTALPKPLVPIGDQHAILEIVLRQLSAAGFTSCTIAIGHLGHIIRAYVGSGSRWRLRIGYSTEESPLGTMGPLLTMRDRLPEHFLVMNGDILTDLDFADVLRAHQESRAPLTIATYPREVHIDFGVLTTEERRVVAFTEKPSVDYRVSMGVYGVSRETLTPYTPGLPLGFDELVLDLLKAGNPPHAYEFDGYWLDIGRPDDYDRANAEFTTHRSLLLKGA from the coding sequence ATGCACGCAGTCATCCTCGCCGGAGGCAAGGGCGTCAGGCTCCGCCCGTACACCACCGCGCTGCCCAAGCCGCTGGTCCCGATCGGCGACCAGCACGCGATCCTGGAGATCGTCCTGCGCCAGCTCTCGGCGGCCGGTTTCACCAGCTGCACCATCGCAATCGGTCACCTCGGCCACATCATCCGCGCCTACGTCGGCAGCGGCTCGCGCTGGCGCCTGCGCATCGGCTACTCCACGGAGGAGAGCCCGCTCGGCACCATGGGCCCGCTGCTGACGATGAGGGACCGCCTGCCCGAGCACTTCCTGGTCATGAACGGCGACATCCTCACCGACCTCGACTTCGCGGACGTCCTGCGCGCACATCAGGAGTCGCGGGCCCCGCTGACCATCGCGACCTATCCGCGCGAGGTGCACATCGACTTCGGCGTCCTGACCACCGAGGAGCGGCGCGTGGTCGCCTTCACCGAGAAGCCGAGCGTGGACTACCGCGTCTCCATGGGCGTCTACGGCGTCTCCCGGGAGACGCTCACCCCGTACACGCCGGGCCTGCCGCTCGGCTTCGACGAGCTGGTCCTGGACCTGCTGAAGGCCGGGAACCCGCCGCACGCCTACGAGTTCGACGGCTACTGGCTGGACATCGGCCGGCCCGACGACTACGACCGCGCCAACGCCGAGTTCACCACCCACCGCTCCCTGCTCCTCAAGGGGGCGTGA
- a CDS encoding SDR family NAD(P)-dependent oxidoreductase codes for MPSAPLAVVTGAEGFIGSHLTEALVASGYRVRALVQYNSFSSYGWLETLPADVLAGVEIVLGDVRDPGSVRALVTDAEIVYHLAALIAIPYSYQAPHSYVDTNVTGTLNVLEAVRHAEVPRLVHTSTSETYGTARTVPITEDHPVNAQSPYAASKAGADLLADSYCASFATPVVTLRPFNTYGPRQSMRAVIPTVIGQVAAGERAITLGDLRPTRDFTFVEDTARAFLAVGTAPADAVLGRTFNAGTGGEISIGDLVRLIGKVMDTALDVTADEERVRPAASEVMRLVADATRLREATGWSPEHGLEDGLARTVEFFLDPANLARYKTDVYNI; via the coding sequence ATGCCGTCCGCACCGCTCGCCGTCGTCACCGGAGCCGAGGGCTTCATCGGCTCGCACCTCACCGAAGCGCTCGTCGCATCGGGCTACCGCGTGCGCGCGCTCGTCCAGTACAACTCCTTCTCGTCGTACGGCTGGCTGGAGACCCTGCCGGCCGACGTGCTCGCCGGGGTCGAGATCGTCCTGGGCGACGTGCGCGACCCGGGCTCGGTCCGCGCCCTGGTCACCGACGCCGAGATCGTCTACCACCTGGCCGCCCTCATCGCGATCCCGTACTCGTACCAGGCGCCGCACTCCTACGTGGACACGAACGTCACCGGCACCCTCAACGTCCTGGAGGCCGTCCGGCACGCCGAGGTCCCGCGCCTGGTGCACACCTCGACCAGCGAGACGTACGGCACGGCACGGACCGTGCCGATCACCGAGGACCACCCCGTCAACGCCCAGTCGCCGTACGCCGCTTCGAAGGCGGGCGCCGACCTGCTCGCCGACAGCTACTGCGCGAGCTTCGCCACGCCCGTGGTGACGCTCCGGCCGTTCAACACCTACGGCCCGCGCCAGTCCATGCGCGCGGTCATCCCGACGGTGATCGGCCAGGTGGCGGCCGGGGAGCGCGCCATCACGCTCGGCGATCTGCGCCCCACCCGGGACTTCACGTTCGTCGAGGACACCGCCCGCGCCTTCCTCGCCGTCGGCACCGCTCCCGCCGACGCCGTGCTCGGCCGCACCTTCAACGCCGGTACCGGCGGCGAGATCTCCATCGGGGACCTGGTGCGGCTCATCGGCAAGGTGATGGACACGGCCCTGGACGTGACGGCGGACGAAGAGCGCGTGCGGCCCGCCGCCTCGGAGGTGATGCGCCTGGTCGCGGACGCCACCCGGCTGCGCGAGGCCACCGGCTGGAGCCCGGAGCACGGCCTGGAGGACGGCCTCGCCCGCACCGTCGAGTTCTTCCTCGACCCCGCCAATCTGGCCCGCTACAAGACGGACGTCTACAACATCTGA
- a CDS encoding NAD-dependent epimerase/dehydratase family protein, which yields MRILVLGATGYLGAHITERLRALPGALLRTCGRAPTAHLRCDLATATPGDLVELLVRAAPDAVVNCAGAVGGTALTLAEVNSRGPAALCEAVRAAAPGARLVHLGSAAEYGPHPRGARTAEEDPAHPVAPYGATKLAGTLAVTSSGLDAVVLRVTNPVGPGAPAAGLPGRLTAELRRAVGESPHGTVRVGDLSAFRDFVDVRDVARAVELAVAAPGPVPRLLNVGSGRAVPVRDLVHGLVRAAGFRGRVEESLPAVGRSAAVPWQCAEVGAAGRELGWGPRYSLADALGALWAADGAVGAGAPVPADRR from the coding sequence GTGCGCATCCTCGTCCTGGGCGCGACCGGCTATCTGGGCGCGCACATCACCGAGCGGCTGCGCGCGCTGCCCGGCGCGCTGCTGCGCACCTGCGGCCGCGCCCCGACCGCGCACCTGCGCTGCGACCTGGCCACGGCCACGCCCGGGGACCTCGTGGAGCTGCTCGTGCGGGCCGCGCCGGACGCGGTCGTGAACTGCGCGGGCGCGGTCGGCGGCACCGCCCTGACCCTCGCGGAGGTCAACTCCCGGGGCCCCGCGGCGCTGTGCGAGGCGGTGCGCGCGGCGGCGCCCGGCGCCCGCCTCGTCCACCTCGGCTCCGCCGCCGAGTACGGCCCCCATCCGCGCGGCGCGCGTACCGCAGAGGAGGATCCGGCGCACCCGGTGGCGCCCTATGGCGCCACCAAGCTGGCGGGCACCCTCGCGGTGACGTCGTCGGGGCTCGACGCGGTGGTCCTGCGCGTGACGAACCCGGTCGGTCCTGGCGCGCCCGCTGCGGGCCTGCCGGGGCGGCTCACCGCCGAACTGCGGCGCGCGGTCGGCGAGTCGCCGCACGGCACGGTCCGCGTCGGCGACCTGTCGGCGTTCCGGGACTTCGTCGACGTCCGTGACGTGGCGCGGGCCGTGGAGCTCGCGGTGGCCGCGCCGGGCCCGGTGCCGCGGCTGCTCAACGTGGGCAGCGGCCGGGCGGTGCCGGTGCGCGACCTGGTGCACGGCCTGGTGCGGGCGGCGGGCTTCCGGGGCCGCGTCGAGGAGTCGCTGCCCGCGGTGGGCCGCTCCGCGGCGGTGCCCTGGCAGTGCGCGGAGGTCGGCGCCGCGGGCCGGGAGCTCGGCTGGGGCCCGCGGTACTCCCTGGCCGACGCGCTCGGCGCGCTGTGGGCCGCGGACGGCGCCGTGGGCGCCGGGGCGCCCGTCCCCGCGGACCGCCGATGA
- a CDS encoding FAD-dependent oxidoreductase, with the protein MSERLVVIGGDAAGMSAASQARRLKAPGELEIVAFERGSFTSFSACGIPYWVGGEVSERAELIARTPEEHRARGIDLRTRTEVLEIDPARRRVRSRDLASGAEDWTAYDKLVIATGARPLRPPLPGIDAPGVHGVQTLGDGQALLDRLAATEGRRAVVIGAGYIGVEMAEALLRRGYEVTVVNRGEQPMSTLDPDMGRLVHDAMSGMGITMVNDAEVTKILTGADGAVRAVATQDAEYPADVVVLGLGVRPETELARAAGLPLGEHGGLLTDLSMRVRGPVADGAIWAGGDCVEVLDLISGQQRHIALGTHANKHGQVIGSNVGDGYATFPGVVGTAVSKVCDLEIARTGLREKDARAVGLRYETVTIESTSRAGYYPGAAPMTVKMLAERRTGRLLGTQIVGREGAAKRVDVAAVALTARMTVEQMTALDLGYAPPFSPVWDPVLVAARKAVAAVRRTGG; encoded by the coding sequence ATGAGCGAAAGACTGGTGGTCATCGGCGGCGACGCGGCGGGCATGTCCGCGGCGTCACAGGCACGCAGGCTCAAGGCGCCCGGGGAGCTGGAGATCGTCGCGTTCGAGCGCGGCTCCTTCACCTCCTTCTCCGCCTGCGGCATCCCGTACTGGGTCGGCGGCGAGGTCTCCGAGCGCGCGGAGCTGATCGCGCGCACGCCCGAGGAGCACCGGGCCCGCGGGATCGATCTGCGGACGCGGACGGAGGTCCTGGAGATCGACCCGGCCCGGCGGCGGGTGCGCTCGCGCGACCTCGCGTCGGGCGCCGAGGACTGGACGGCGTACGACAAGCTCGTGATCGCCACCGGTGCGCGGCCGCTGCGGCCGCCGCTGCCCGGCATCGACGCGCCGGGCGTGCACGGGGTGCAGACCCTGGGCGACGGCCAGGCGCTCCTCGACCGCCTCGCCGCCACCGAGGGGCGCAGGGCGGTGGTGATCGGCGCGGGCTACATCGGCGTGGAGATGGCCGAGGCGCTCCTGCGCCGGGGCTACGAGGTGACGGTCGTCAACCGCGGCGAGCAGCCGATGTCCACCCTCGACCCCGACATGGGGCGCCTGGTGCACGACGCGATGTCCGGCATGGGCATCACGATGGTGAACGACGCGGAGGTCACGAAGATCCTCACCGGTGCGGACGGCGCGGTGCGGGCCGTGGCCACCCAGGACGCCGAGTATCCGGCGGACGTGGTGGTGCTCGGCCTCGGCGTCCGGCCCGAGACGGAGCTGGCGCGGGCGGCGGGGCTGCCGCTCGGCGAGCACGGCGGGCTCCTCACGGACCTCTCCATGCGGGTGCGCGGGCCCGTCGCGGACGGGGCGATCTGGGCGGGCGGCGACTGCGTGGAGGTCCTCGACCTGATCTCCGGGCAGCAGCGGCACATCGCGCTCGGCACGCACGCGAACAAGCACGGCCAGGTCATCGGCTCGAACGTGGGCGACGGCTACGCGACCTTCCCCGGCGTCGTCGGCACGGCCGTGAGCAAGGTCTGCGACCTGGAGATCGCCCGCACGGGACTGCGCGAGAAGGACGCGCGGGCGGTGGGCCTGCGCTACGAGACGGTGACCATCGAGTCGACGAGCCGGGCCGGGTACTACCCCGGGGCGGCCCCGATGACGGTGAAGATGCTGGCGGAGCGCCGGACGGGGCGGCTGCTCGGGACGCAGATCGTGGGGCGCGAGGGAGCGGCCAAGCGGGTCGACGTCGCGGCGGTGGCCCTGACGGCCCGGATGACAGTCGAGCAGATGACGGCACTTGACCTCGGGTACGCGCCGCCCTTCTCCCCCGTCTGGGACCCCGTCCTGGTGGCGGCCCGCAAGGCGGTGGCGGCGGTCCGCAGGACCGGCGGCTGA
- the pelF gene encoding GT4 family glycosyltransferase PelF, which yields MPTPSATVPLSAPPPGPSGRTRVTLLTEGTYPHSHGGVSVWCDQLVRGMPDVDFGVLAVTGTGREPLAWELPPHVAEPVCLPMWGPDPAGRAPRGRARRALLTHYEAFLTALLDPTAESAFAPALYALAGYARDGFLSPALRGDGAVGVLASVWRTPGLAVAASRPTLHDAVTATHLLEHALRPLAARPPEHGVAHAVSGGIAALPGLIARHLHGVPLLLTEHGVYLRERYLGYRTGPYRRPVKALLLGFFRLLAEESYRGAALITPGNRYNRLWEERGGADPALIRTVYNGVDPEAFPPAGPEPGAPTLSWAGRVDPIKDLETLIRAFALVKERVPNARLRLFGGTPRGGEAYRERCEVLAAALGHADSVVFEGRVEHIKDAYAAGSVVMLSSVSEGFPFTLIEAMSCGRATVSTDVGGVREAVGPTGLVVPPRAPEAMADAAVELLEDPERRAAMGAAARLRVIEQFTLRQTVDAFREIYRELATGLRTAREGPREPARSTGAGAGAAAYDFAGSEAAG from the coding sequence ATGCCCACACCGTCCGCGACGGTGCCGTTGTCCGCACCCCCGCCCGGACCGTCCGGGCGCACCCGCGTCACGCTCCTGACCGAGGGCACGTACCCGCACAGCCACGGCGGCGTCAGCGTCTGGTGCGACCAGCTGGTGCGCGGGATGCCCGACGTCGACTTCGGCGTGCTCGCGGTGACCGGCACCGGGCGCGAGCCCCTCGCCTGGGAGCTGCCGCCGCACGTGGCCGAGCCGGTCTGCCTGCCCATGTGGGGCCCCGACCCGGCCGGGCGCGCCCCGCGCGGCCGGGCCCGCCGGGCGCTGCTCACCCACTACGAGGCGTTCCTCACCGCCCTGCTCGACCCCACCGCCGAGAGCGCCTTCGCCCCGGCCCTGTACGCCCTGGCGGGGTACGCCAGGGACGGCTTCCTCTCCCCGGCGCTGCGCGGCGACGGCGCGGTCGGCGTGCTCGCCTCGGTGTGGCGCACCCCGGGGCTCGCGGTGGCCGCGTCACGGCCCACGCTGCACGACGCGGTCACCGCCACCCATCTGCTCGAACACGCCCTGCGGCCGCTGGCCGCCCGCCCGCCGGAGCACGGCGTGGCGCACGCGGTGAGCGGCGGCATCGCGGCCCTGCCGGGCCTGATCGCCCGTCATCTCCACGGTGTGCCGCTGCTGTTGACCGAGCACGGCGTGTATCTGCGCGAGCGCTACCTCGGCTACCGCACGGGCCCCTACCGCCGGCCGGTCAAGGCGCTCCTGCTCGGCTTCTTCCGGCTGCTCGCCGAGGAGTCGTACCGCGGCGCGGCCCTGATCACCCCCGGCAACCGCTACAACCGGCTGTGGGAGGAGCGCGGCGGCGCCGACCCGGCGCTGATCCGGACCGTCTACAACGGCGTGGACCCCGAGGCGTTCCCGCCCGCGGGCCCCGAGCCCGGCGCGCCCACCCTGAGCTGGGCCGGGCGGGTGGACCCGATCAAGGACCTGGAGACGCTGATCCGCGCCTTCGCCCTGGTCAAGGAGCGGGTGCCGAACGCCCGCCTGCGCCTGTTCGGTGGCACCCCGCGCGGCGGCGAGGCCTACCGGGAGCGCTGCGAGGTTCTGGCCGCCGCGCTCGGCCACGCGGACTCGGTGGTCTTCGAAGGCCGCGTGGAGCACATCAAGGACGCCTACGCGGCGGGCAGCGTGGTGATGCTCTCCAGCGTCAGCGAGGGCTTCCCCTTCACTCTCATCGAGGCCATGTCGTGCGGCCGCGCCACGGTCTCCACGGACGTCGGCGGCGTCCGGGAGGCCGTGGGCCCGACCGGCCTCGTGGTGCCGCCGCGGGCCCCGGAGGCCATGGCGGACGCCGCCGTGGAGCTGCTGGAGGACCCGGAGCGCCGCGCCGCGATGGGCGCGGCGGCCCGGCTCCGCGTCATCGAGCAGTTCACGCTGCGGCAGACGGTGGACGCGTTCCGGGAGATCTACCGCGAGCTGGCCACCGGCCTGCGCACCGCCCGCGAGGGCCCGCGCGAACCCGCGCGCTCGACCGGGGCCGGGGCGGGCGCGGCGGCGTACGACTTCGCCGGAAGCGAGGCGGCCGGATGA
- a CDS encoding DUF4349 domain-containing protein, with the protein MRRSRTGNGARALAVALLAGALALTGCGAGGDDGDEKASGDSAARSGRSHGDAALAEGGAGGDQDGGDGKAAAPGGKGGKEAGQAKKPGERLRIDGPHIIRTASLTVRVRDVPKALDRARAAASAANGLVGDETTDRDGHGRERSRVVLRVPQERYTQVLSDLEGTGKLVSRTAKAEDVTGEVVDVESRIRTQRASVARVRELMDKATKISDIVSLEGELSTRQADLEALLARQASLKDRTTLATITLTLTESPAGREDDGGDDPTVVDALAGGWGAFLTMLRWVAVALGAALPFVAGAALLGAAWLRWGRGRTTGAPRTSGAPEATPGTPDGS; encoded by the coding sequence ATGCGGAGGAGCAGGACGGGCAACGGCGCGCGGGCGCTGGCCGTGGCGCTGCTCGCGGGGGCGCTCGCGCTCACGGGGTGCGGCGCGGGCGGCGACGACGGCGACGAGAAGGCCTCGGGCGACAGCGCGGCCCGGTCCGGGCGGAGCCACGGGGACGCGGCGCTCGCCGAGGGGGGCGCGGGCGGCGACCAGGACGGCGGGGACGGCAAGGCCGCGGCGCCCGGCGGCAAGGGCGGCAAGGAGGCGGGGCAGGCGAAGAAGCCCGGCGAGCGCCTGCGGATCGACGGGCCGCACATCATCCGCACCGCGTCCCTGACCGTGCGCGTACGGGACGTCCCGAAGGCGCTCGACCGGGCGCGCGCGGCCGCCTCGGCGGCGAACGGCCTGGTCGGCGACGAGACCACGGACCGCGACGGGCACGGCAGGGAGCGCTCGCGCGTCGTGCTCCGGGTGCCGCAGGAGCGGTACACGCAGGTCCTGTCCGATCTGGAGGGCACCGGAAAGCTCGTCTCGCGCACCGCCAAGGCCGAGGACGTCACCGGGGAGGTCGTCGACGTCGAGAGCCGTATCAGGACGCAGCGGGCCAGCGTGGCGCGGGTGCGCGAGCTGATGGACAAGGCCACGAAGATCAGCGACATCGTGTCCCTGGAGGGCGAGTTGAGCACCCGTCAGGCGGATCTGGAGGCGCTGCTCGCGCGGCAGGCCTCGCTCAAGGACCGTACGACGCTCGCCACCATCACGCTGACGCTCACCGAGTCCCCGGCGGGGCGCGAGGACGACGGCGGGGACGACCCGACCGTCGTGGACGCCCTCGCGGGCGGCTGGGGCGCGTTCCTGACGATGCTGCGCTGGGTGGCGGTGGCCCTGGGCGCGGCGCTGCCGTTCGTGGCGGGCGCGGCGCTCCTGGGCGCGGCGTGGCTGCGCTGGGGACGCGGGCGCACGACGGGCGCGCCGCGCACGAGCGGGGCGCCGGAGGCCACGCCCGGGACGCCGGACGGCTCCTGA
- a CDS encoding spherulation-specific family 4 protein, whose protein sequence is MSSLLVPLYVHPAVDPAAWRALVAVAPRLYGVVLNAADGPGAAPDPAFAAVAHALRSAGVRVLGYVDAAYGERPVREVAADLDRHLDFYRVDGCFLDRIAPGRRELRHCRRLVRRARERGVAPVVLNPGTHPASPGYARAADLLVTFEGHWTTYLRSFGAPPWTARHSPDRFCHLVYGVPPALSGLAARTAGRRGAGVHCAVPGAGPNPWTMPPVPPMPPVPPIPPGPPRTPDCWV, encoded by the coding sequence ATGAGCTCGCTGCTCGTCCCGCTGTACGTCCATCCGGCCGTGGACCCCGCGGCCTGGCGGGCGCTCGTGGCGGTCGCGCCCCGTCTGTACGGCGTCGTGCTCAACGCCGCCGACGGGCCGGGCGCGGCCCCCGACCCGGCGTTCGCCGCCGTCGCGCACGCGCTGCGCTCGGCGGGGGTGCGGGTGCTCGGGTACGTCGACGCGGCGTACGGGGAGCGCCCGGTGCGCGAGGTCGCCGCCGATCTGGACCGGCACCTGGACTTCTACCGGGTCGACGGCTGCTTCCTCGACCGGATCGCGCCGGGCCGCCGGGAGCTGCGCCACTGCCGGCGCCTGGTGCGCCGCGCGCGCGAGCGGGGCGTCGCGCCGGTGGTCCTGAACCCGGGGACGCATCCGGCGTCGCCGGGCTATGCGCGCGCCGCGGACCTGCTCGTCACCTTCGAGGGGCACTGGACGACGTATCTGCGCTCGTTCGGCGCCCCGCCGTGGACGGCGCGGCACTCCCCCGACCGGTTCTGCCACCTGGTGTACGGGGTGCCGCCCGCCCTGTCCGGCCTCGCGGCGCGCACGGCGGGGCGGCGCGGGGCGGGGGTGCACTGCGCGGTGCCGGGCGCGGGGCCCAACCCATGGACGATGCCGCCGGTGCCGCCGATGCCGCCGGTTCCGCCCATCCCGCCCGGCCCGCCCCGGACCCCGGACTGCTGGGTGTGA
- the hemE gene encoding uroporphyrinogen decarboxylase: MTVNDEATGQQPAATYDSAFLKACRREAVPHTPVWFMRQAGRSLPEYRKVREGTAMLESCMRPDLVTEITLQPVRRHGVDAAIYFSDIVVPLKAIGVDLDIKPGVGPVVERPIRSRADLAQLRDLTPDDVSYVTEAIGLLTGELGGTPLIGFAGAPFTLASYLVEGGPSRNHEHTKALMYGDPQLWADLLDRLAEITSAFLKVQIEAGASAVQLFDSWVGALAPADYRRSVMPASRKVFDAVASYGVPRIHFGVGTGELLGLLGEAGADVVGVDWRVPLDEAVRRVGPGKALQGNLDPAVLFAPREAVEAKTDEVLAAAAGLEGHVFNLGHGVLPTTDPDALTRLVEYVHTRTAA, translated from the coding sequence GTGACGGTCAACGACGAGGCCACCGGCCAGCAGCCCGCAGCGACGTACGACTCCGCCTTCCTGAAGGCGTGCCGACGCGAGGCGGTGCCGCACACGCCCGTGTGGTTCATGCGGCAGGCGGGGCGCTCCCTGCCCGAGTACCGCAAGGTCCGTGAGGGCACGGCCATGCTGGAGTCCTGCATGCGGCCCGACCTCGTCACCGAGATCACCCTCCAGCCGGTGCGCCGCCACGGCGTCGACGCCGCCATCTACTTCAGCGACATCGTCGTGCCGCTCAAGGCCATCGGCGTCGACCTCGACATCAAGCCGGGCGTCGGCCCCGTCGTGGAGCGGCCCATCCGCTCCCGCGCCGACCTCGCGCAGCTGCGCGACCTCACCCCGGACGACGTCTCGTACGTGACCGAGGCCATCGGCCTGCTCACCGGCGAGCTGGGCGGCACCCCGCTCATCGGGTTCGCCGGAGCGCCGTTCACCCTCGCGAGCTACCTCGTCGAGGGCGGTCCGAGCCGTAACCACGAGCACACCAAGGCGCTCATGTACGGCGACCCGCAGCTCTGGGCCGACCTGCTCGACCGGCTCGCGGAGATCACCAGCGCCTTCCTGAAGGTGCAGATCGAGGCCGGCGCCTCCGCCGTGCAGCTCTTCGACTCCTGGGTGGGCGCCCTCGCGCCCGCCGACTACCGCCGCTCGGTCATGCCCGCGTCGCGGAAGGTCTTCGACGCCGTGGCGTCGTACGGCGTGCCGCGCATCCACTTCGGCGTCGGCACCGGCGAACTCCTCGGCCTGCTCGGCGAGGCAGGGGCCGACGTGGTCGGCGTCGACTGGCGCGTGCCGCTCGACGAGGCCGTCCGCCGCGTCGGCCCCGGCAAGGCGCTCCAGGGCAACCTCGACCCCGCCGTGCTCTTCGCCCCCCGCGAGGCCGTCGAGGCCAAGACCGACGAGGTGCTCGCGGCGGCGGCCGGACTCGAAGGACACGTCTTCAACCTGGGCCACGGCGTGCTGCCGACCACGGACCCGGACGCGCTGACCCGGCTCGTCGAGTACGTGCACACCCGCACCGCCGCCTGA